A stretch of the Corylus avellana chromosome ca6, CavTom2PMs-1.0 genome encodes the following:
- the LOC132185788 gene encoding uncharacterized protein LOC132185788, whose translation MNATPSPSFSHTLRRIPKPTHFPPRPHRLLTSHFSIRVLATQNAPKPANSCPQNAQHDPGNLPLWTATEIAEAVNGRIVKWGSPGTISTDTRALEPNQWFFAIAGENFDAHDFITPELSGKGCVGVIGNRVRENWNNGFIEISGDTVNSLVKMANYARKHRFHGALVGVTGSVGKTTTKSMIALAIESLGNRVYQSPGNWNNRIGVALSLIGIPRNAGSVILEMGMSAKGEILELARMATPSIRVILNVGPSHLESFASLAEIALAKGEILEEVEPGDVCVLNADDPLVMSLPIPYGIKKVLFGRREGCDVRLIVAESVDGGLGVRVVLEKNKEKVEFLIPSPGLHLATNACAAAAVATLLGASLPQVGMCLSRFCPVQMRSELEVTKNGIKIVNDIYNANPVSTKAAIDLLKTIDCCGKRVSVLGDMLELGSFEMESHEMILNHCYDSRIDLVGLVGKRYFAAAENLNLFDKINTVHAPDAATLALEIVKRLDCIDVVLVKGSRAMKMERIVDAIKAMNMLSPCL comes from the exons ATGAATGCAACACCAAGCCCCTCCTTTTCTCACACACTCAGAAGAATCCCCAAACCAACACACTTTCCTCCAAGACCACACAGGCTCCTCACTTCCCATTTTAGCATTAGGGTCTTAGCCACCCAAAATGCTCCAAAGCCCGCAAATTCTTGTCCCCAAAATGCTCAACATGATCCAGGAAATTTACCCCTCTGGACTGCCACTGAGATAGCTGAAGCTGTAAATGGAAGAATTGTGAAATGGGGTTCTCCTGGAACCATTTCTACAGACACCAGAGCCCTTGAGCCCAACCAATGGTTCTTCGCCATTGCCGGCGAAAACTTCGATGCCCACGATTTCATAACCCCGGAATTATCTGGAAAAGGATGCGTTGGGGTTATTGGTAACCGGGTTCGCGAGAATTGGAATAATGGTTTTATCGAAATCAGTGGTGATACTGTGAATTCATTGGTGAAGATGGCCAACTATGCAAGAAAGCATAGGTTCCATGGTGCATTGGTGGGAGTGACTGGTAGTGTGGGAAAAACTACTACAAAGAGTATGATAGCTTTGGCTATTGAAAGCCTGGGAAACCGGGTTTATCAAAGTCCCGGGAATTGGAATAATAGGATTGGAGTTGCTTTGTCATTGATTGGGATTCCTAGAAATGCAGGAAGTGTGATTTTGGAGATGGGGATGAGTGCAAAGGGTGAGATTTTGGAGCTTGCAAGGATGGCTACGCCGTCCATAAGAGTGATTTTGAATGTGGGGCCTTCGCATTTGGAGAGCTTTGCGAGTTTGGCGGAGATTGCATTGGCAAAAGGGGAGATTCTAGAGGAAGTGGAACCCGGGGATGTGTGTGTTTTGAATGCTGATGATCCATTAGTTATGAGCCTTCCTATTCCATATGGCATTAAAAAG GTGCTCTTTGGTCGGAGAGAGGGGTGTGATGTCCGGTTGATTGTGGCAGAAAGTGTTGATGGAGGTCTTGGAGTTCGAGTTGTactagagaaaaataaagagaa GGTTGAATTTCTAATTCCTAGTCCCGGTCTGCATCTTGCGACCAATGCATGTGCAGCAGCGGCAGTTGCAACTCTGTTGGGTGCCTCTCTTCCTCAAGTTGGGATGTGCTTGTCAAGATTTTGTCCTGTTCAGATGAGGTCGGAGCTTGAAGTTACTAAAAATGGAATCAAAATAGTAAATGATATCTACAATGCCAATCCTGTTAGCACCAAAGCTGCCATTGACCTACTTAAGACCATTGATTGCTGTGGTAAAAGAGTTTCTGTACTTGGAGACATGTTAGAACTTGGTTCATTTGAGATGGAGTCTCATGAAATGATTTTAAATCATTGTTACGATTCCCGTATTGACTTAGTTGGCCTCGTTGGGAAGAGATATTTTGCAGCAGCTgagaatttgaatttatttgatAAGATAAACACTGTACATGCCCCTGATGCAGCAACCCTTGCACTGGAAATCGTGAAGAGGCTAGATTGTATTGATGTTGTTTTGGTGAAGGGTAGTCGTGCAATGAAAATGGAGAGAATAGTTGATGCAATTAAAGCAATGAATATGCTGAGTCCATGTTTATAG